The following are from one region of the Andrena cerasifolii isolate SP2316 chromosome 1, iyAndCera1_principal, whole genome shotgun sequence genome:
- the Scpx gene encoding sterol carrier protein X-related thiolase, with protein sequence MPRTVKVYVVGVGMTKFEKPGRQNATDYPEMAKEAVTKALKDAGVSYNSVKAACVGYVYGDSTSGQRALYEVGITGCPIYNVNNNCSTGSTALLMAKQIIEGGSADCVLAVGFEKMERGSLTSKFMDRSNPMEMHIGVMTEIAELNESPFTAQLFGNAGLEHMKKYGTKAEHFAKIAYKNHAHSMNNPYSQFQEKYTLEQIMNSPKVFGPLTKLQCCPTSDGSAAVVLANEEFVRKHKLEAQAVEILAMEMSTDLPSTFTEKSVIKLIGYDMTKNAAEKVFTQTIYKPSDVDVIELHDCFSTNELITYEALGLCAPGQGGKLVDAGDNTYGGKFVINPSGGLISKGHPLGATGLAQCTELCWQLRGQAGKRQVPKAKLALQHNIGLGGAVVVALYGLGFPGQSVANTNGKNTVSGNADPNLFKANALFKLLEVAMQEDEDNLIEKVRGIYGFKVINGPGGAEGYWVIDAKTGRGKVEYYGKIKPDVTIVISDTDITDFISGKLNPQKAFFQGKVKIQGNLGMAMKLIDLQKRAAKKIELLRSKL encoded by the exons ATGCCGCGAACTGTGAAGGTATACGTCGTCGGCGTTGGCATGACGAAATTCGAGAAGCCAGGCAGACAGAACGCGACCGATTACCCTGAAATGGCGAAGGAGGCGGTCACCAAAGCTTTGAAGGATGCAGGCGTTTCCTATAATTCCGTAAAAGCTGCCTGCGTCGGGTACGTGTACGGAGACTCCACCAGCGGTCAAAGGGCCCTGTACGAAGTCGGCATCACAGGTTGCCCGATAtacaatgtaaataataattgcTCCACCGGCTCCACCGCTTTGCTTATGGCGAAGCAAATTATCGAGGGTGGTTCCGCCGACTGTGTACTGGCCGTTGGCTTCGAGAAGATGGAAAGGGGCTCTTTAACGTCCAAGTTCATGGATCGGTCTAATCCTATGGAGATGCATATCGGAGTGATGACTGAAATCGCTG AATTGAACGAGAGCCCATTTACCGCCCAACTCTTCGGAAATGCTGGATTAGAACATATGAAGAAGTACGGCACAAAAGCTGAGCATTTCGCGAAGATCGCCTACAAGAATCATGCACATTCCATGAACAATCCCTACTCTCAATTCCAAGAGAAATACACTCTGGAGCAGATAATGAATTCCCCTAAAGTATTCGGGCCGCTTACCAAACTCCAGTGTTGCCCTACTTCCGATGGCTCGGCAGCCGTAGTCCTTGCCAACGAGGAGTTCGTTCGTAAACACAAGCTCGAGGCGCAGGCGGTGGAAATCTTGGCCATGGAAATGTCCACGGATCTACCTTCGACGTTCACAGAAAAGAGCGTCATTAAACTTATCGG TTACGACATGACAAAAAATGCAGCGGAGAAAGTATTTACGCAGACTATTTACAAGCCGAGCGACGTGGATGTCATAGAATTGCACGACTGCTTCTCGACGAACGAACTTATCACCTACGAAGCTCTGGGTCTTTGCGCGCCTGGCCAAGGCGGGAAATTAGTCGACGCAGGGGATAACACGTACGGAGGGAAATTTGTGATAAATCCTAGCGGCGGTTTAATCTCGAAGGGGCATCCTTTGGGAGCAACAGGATTAGCGCAGTGCACAGAACTCTGTTGGCAGCTTCGAGGTCAGGCTGGTAAAAGGCAAGTGCCGAAGGCGAAACTTGCGCTGCAACATAACATAGGATTAGGTGGAGCGGTTGTAGTCGCTCTTTACGGTTTGGGCTTTCCTGGACAAAGTGTCGCGAATACTAATGGGAAGAATACTGTGAGTGGAAATGCAGATCCGAATCTGTTCAAAGCGAACGCACTGTTCAAATTATTAGAAGTTGCGATGCAGGAGGACGAAGACAATCTGATAGAGAAAGTTCGCGGTATATATGGATTCAAGGTAATAAATGGCCCGGGCGGTGCAGAAGGCTACTGGGTCATAGATGCCAAAACAGGGAGAGGGAAAGTCGAGTATTATGGAAAAATTAAGCCTGATGTTACAATCGTGATTAGTGATACAGACATCACCGATTTCATATCCGGGAAATTGAACCCCCAGAAAGCGTTCTTCCAAGGGAAAGTTAAAATTCAAGGTAACCTGGGTATGGCCATGAAATTGATTGACTTACAAAAACGCGCCGCTAAGAAAATCGAACTACTGCGTTCGAAATTGTAA